In a genomic window of Occallatibacter riparius:
- a CDS encoding type II secretion system F family protein, whose amino-acid sequence MLMVILIFVAVFAVAAPILVWSSGAHNAGKKEKVAEVLDNALGKASGDEKHDPLSFRKADNSSNIPLLDRFLQQLDLIPRIAMLLRQADLKWTPGALVLMCAVAFAVPAYIVNFKTGILLIALGVGVATGLLPLAFVWFKRVQRFGKFEGQLPEALDLICSALRAGHSLSAALGLVTRECQDPLAGEFRLAFDEQNFGLDMRTALENLVKRVPLQDLKMAITAIIIQRESGGNLAEVLEKTAHMVRERFRLKKQVKVHTAQGRLTGLVLTILPVALGFGLWVINPDNESMLWHRPIGIKLLIGAGVSLVIGSAIIQKIVRLKV is encoded by the coding sequence ATGTTGATGGTCATACTGATTTTTGTTGCTGTGTTTGCTGTCGCAGCTCCCATCCTGGTCTGGTCCAGCGGAGCTCACAATGCCGGCAAAAAGGAGAAGGTCGCTGAGGTTCTGGATAATGCTCTCGGAAAGGCTTCCGGAGACGAGAAGCACGATCCGCTGAGCTTCCGCAAAGCCGACAACAGCAGCAACATTCCGCTCCTCGACCGCTTCCTGCAGCAGCTCGATCTGATCCCGCGCATAGCAATGCTGCTGCGTCAGGCCGACCTCAAATGGACTCCCGGGGCACTGGTCCTGATGTGCGCAGTGGCGTTTGCTGTACCCGCATACATCGTCAACTTCAAGACCGGCATTCTCCTTATAGCTCTTGGCGTGGGCGTAGCCACCGGCTTGCTCCCGCTCGCGTTCGTCTGGTTCAAGCGCGTGCAGCGCTTTGGCAAATTTGAAGGACAGTTGCCCGAAGCGCTGGATCTCATTTGCAGCGCTTTGCGCGCCGGACATAGCCTCAGCGCGGCTCTTGGCCTGGTCACCCGAGAGTGCCAGGATCCGCTAGCGGGCGAATTTCGCCTGGCGTTTGACGAGCAGAACTTCGGTCTGGATATGCGTACCGCGCTCGAGAACCTCGTCAAGCGCGTGCCGCTTCAGGATCTCAAGATGGCGATCACCGCGATCATTATCCAGCGCGAAAGCGGCGGCAATCTCGCAGAAGTTCTGGAGAAGACCGCACACATGGTGCGCGAACGCTTCCGCCTTAAGAAGCAGGTGAAGGTGCACACCGCGCAGGGGCGCCTGACGGGCCTGGTGCTGACGATCCTTCCCGTCGCCCTCGGCTTCGGTCTCTGGGTTATCAACCCTGACAACGAGAGCATGCTGTGGCATCGTCCGATCGGCATCAAGCTTCTCATCGGGGCAGGCGTTTCGCTGGTCAT